The segment GACCAAATATACAAGTTTCACCCGTTCCTTGTGGGTCTGAATCATCTTAGGTGTAAATTCAGCTTCAGGAGAAATATAGGCCACAGTCCCCTGATAGATTCGATCCGGAAAGGTATCTACCCGCACGTCAACCATCTGACCCGGCTTGACCTGGCCGATTTCCGTCTCACCCACAAAGATCTTCAAATCAATGACGGAAAGGTCCGCCAGGGTCATCACCTCCTGGGCAGGCGTAACCACCTCCCCCGGCTCCACATTCCGGCTGGTAATGATCCCGTCGACCGACGCTTTCAACTGCCGGTAGGCAAGCTGTATCTCAGCCTGGCGCCAGGCCGCCCGGGCGGAAATCACTTGAGCCTTTGCCCCCTGAACCTCGGCCTGTATGGCTTCAATTCTTTCCATCCGGCTGCCCTCTTTAGCAAGGTCATAAGACTCGATATTGCGTTCATAATCGTGCAGGGCCACATCGTAACGCAATTGGGCCGCATCCCATTCTTTCTCGGAAACAACACCGTCCTCGAAAAGTCGCCGGTATTTCTGCATGTTCTTTCGGGCCTCTTCCATAACCGCTTTCGCCGACAGAAATGCCTGGCGGGCCCTTTCGATATCCTGGGGACGATTACCGGTCCTGATCTCTTTCATCTGGGCGGACAGTGTTCTTAAGGCAGCCTGAGCACGCTCGTAATTTGCCCGGGCCTGATCATGCCGGGCCTGCAATTCCTGAGGCTCCAACTCTGCGAGCAGCTCCCCGGCGGACACGGCGTGTCCTTCATCCGCAAGAACCTGCAAGACCTTGCCAG is part of the Deltaproteobacteria bacterium genome and harbors:
- a CDS encoding HlyD family efflux transporter periplasmic adaptor subunit, which encodes MKKQIIIIVVFSLLVLLVAGVVYFGQWKGRTHELYYSGTIEATQYRLSFQVSGKVLQVLADEGHAVSAGELLAELEPQELQARHDQARANYERAQAALRTLSAQMKEIRTGNRPQDIERARQAFLSAKAVMEEARKNMQKYRRLFEDGVVSEKEWDAAQLRYDVALHDYERNIESYDLAKEGSRMERIEAIQAEVQGAKAQVISARAAWRQAEIQLAYRQLKASVDGIITSRNVEPGEVVTPAQEVMTLADLSVIDLKIFVGETEIGQVKPGQMVDVRVDTFPDRIYQGTVAYISPEAEFTPKMIQTHKERVKLVYLVKVSIPNPDMELKSAMPADAWLK